DNA from Elgaria multicarinata webbii isolate HBS135686 ecotype San Diego chromosome 8, rElgMul1.1.pri, whole genome shotgun sequence:
TGGCATTTAGCCTGCGGCAGGCAGCTCTGTGTTCACCTCTTAGCTATGTGAACTGTGTCAGGCATCCCTGGTAGGGGAAGGCAGTTCACTGGGTGTACTGCGAGTGTAGCTATTAGCAGAGTCCATAAGAGAAGGTCAGGCGCTGGACATCCTACAGCCGCCACTCTCGGTGGGTTAGGCCAACAGCCGGCACTTACCGAGGGAATttgctgcactgctgctgctttccagaCAGGGCTCTGGCTCTTCGCACGGACTGCTCTCGGGCAAACCTTCCGTTTGCGTGCTCCCATCTTTGCTGCCGTGTTTGGCATGGAAGGGGACACAAGCCGATGGGACGGCGGCTTCTGCCAAGGCTTTGGGAGctgaaggaaggaggggggggggaaagagcccCAGAGATGTTAGAATAAGCTCACAGAATGTGAAGAGGAACAGGCCCTTGTTTAAAAGAGGAATCAACAATTCTGTGCTAACTGGCACGATTCTGTGCATTTTCTCCTGAACAGGAGCACCAACAAGAGAAGATGTTGGCATCAGGACTGACTACCTAAactagtctttcccaacctgttgccctccagatgttgtgggcttCAGCACCCAATaggcccagccaacatggctgatgATCAGGAATCctaggagctggagtccaaagcatctggagagcctcaggttggggaaggctgacctaaaccATCAGCCTCCCATCATGGAAAGCAATTCTGCAGACCTTTGAGCTTACTTAATGACTAAGGGATGGCAACCAAGTGGAGAATCATTCCACTCATGGTTCTATGTTATGACTAATGCCCTCAGATGCTCAGTTCAAACGACACATTCTCCTGATCCTCCAAACTATGATCTGGAAGACTAAGAACATGACATTTGAACTGGAGCACAACCCTAAGGACCCTACTGCAAACTGCAGCTTGCCTCccaaccatggtttgcaaaccatggtttgctgtgaCTTTACGTTGGCATGATGTCACAGCAAACTATGGCTATTCCAAATTGCTCCACTTCCCTGATCCTGGAGAATCAGAGACATGGCATCTGAAGGGAGCCAGAATCTCCTCTTAAGACCATAAGTAGATGCAGAGGACTGCAGATACCATATAAGCATACAATACTGAACAAATCAAATGTTTGCTGGGAGACTGAACAGGAGCCAATATAACAAGGACGCTCATATACATTATAGCTATGGAATCCCTCCCTTCTCATCTCCTAACATCAAGCAAAGTCTTGATTACCTGGACTCCCCCGGGAACCACTTTCACTGGAAGAGGTGCCTGGCCAATTCTGGGTGCCAGATGCTGCGAAGATGGATGGCACCGATTTGGCAGGTCGCAGGGAGCCCTGATGAGCTTTACTGGGGTCCTTGCGAGAGCGCTGCTGCAAGACTTTGATGACGGCATCTTTCTCGAGTATTTGGGCATGAAGTGTTTTTAACCTGGGaaataaaagcaaacacacaacaTGAGCAAAACTGCAGAGGCAACATGCGAGTTGATAGGAAGCATCTTTTCTCAAAGCATCCTCCAGGCTCCTGCTCTTCAGCACTTCAATGGAACTTCTCCTCTACGCCTCCCACAGCCTATTTCCTCCATTTCCATTTTGCAGATGAACAGCCTGCTTTTAATGCTACAGACCCGTCCTGGGCACTAAGCACACCAGCTCTCCTCTGGCATGTTGTGAAGGCCATCCAGCAAGGAACTGCCAGAAGAGCCAAGGGCAAAGGGTGCTTAATATAAAAGAGTTCTTTTATAGGAACTATTTTATATTAAACATCCTTTCCTCTGCCCCTTTTGGCTTTCGGGGCAATTCATGTGGGGTTTCCCTCTTTTTGTTGGCTTTGGCATCCAGCAAGGAAGCCACTGTTAAAGCCCTCCTGATATTGGGGATGTGTAGCCcttctgatgttgttggactgcagctcccagcatctctCACTACTGGCAAGGCTGGCTAAGGTTgaagggaattgcagtccaacatgagGCCAGGTATTCCTCACCCATTTTAATCAATGCAGGGTGAAAGGGACAAATGCGGTCCTTCAAACTGGGACCAAGCCAGTGGTCAAGCACCCCCATACTCCATCCCCTCGCTCAGGACCAACCTGTTCTCCATCTCCTGGTGCTTGTGGTTGGCCAGCAAAAGGTCCTCGTCAAAGCTGCTGTTGGGGGAGTGGCGCGGGGAGTGGTTGATTATGGTGGTGTCCCGCTGTGCCGCTGCGGTGGCCGCAGCATCCATGGCAAACTGCCTCATGGTGCACTCCTCTAGGTACTTTTGTTCCCACTTGGTCATATCAGCCTCCAGCGCTAGgatcttctcttccctttctctcagCTGTTCAGACAGCACGTGGGCATTCAGCTTAGGGGAGCTACCGCTAGGTGTTCCCATCTGTCTCTGgattggaaaacagaaacaaagacCCCATGTGACACTGCATTCTGTGCTGCCGGCCAAAGGCCACCTATTCATACATACAGCATGATGGGGCCTAGACTCAGGGATGTGGATGCTGAATTAAATTACTTCGAGAATTTGGCTTGAAAGGACTATGCATCCATTAAACGTCTTCTTTGCTGAGGGCTTTTTTGGGGATGTTCTTCCACTCATGACCTGCATTTGCCATCAGCCTTGGATGCTGGCAGATCTCAGCTTAATAAGTATCTGCACTTGCGGCAGATACGGAAATGgcattaaatgtgtgtgtgtgtgtgtctgggcaGACAAAACTTTCCAATATCTATTTTTCCATTTCCTTCCATGCTGCCAATTGAACAGGTTAATCCAACTATTTCTGACAATGAGACCTTCAGTTAATGCAAAGTAAAACTGCTGggcctcaacctggcaccctccagatgatttggactacgactcccagcattctggccactggccatgctggctggggttcatgggagctgaagtccaaaacatctgaaggggcccaggttgggggaagactgaTATACGTCTATCAGAGGTTGGCTGACCCAGATTGATAAGGCTGACATCTGCATTGGCGAGCAATGTTGCCAGTCTTGCTCCTTGGCCTTCCACTCACCTGCTGAGCCCGCAGCATCTTCAGCTCCTGCTCTAGGCGAGTGCGGAGACGCAGTTCCAGCTGCTCACGCTTCTCGCAGGCTGCCTGGAGCTGGCCCAGCGCCTGCTGCagcctctccactttctccacgtaCGCCCGCTTCTTCCGCAGCTCGTCCTCCATTTTGGCGGCCCGGGCCTGGGCACTGCTCAGAGCTTGTTCCAGCAGCTCTGCCCGCCGCCGCTGGTCTTCGTTGGCACCATGCAACCGTGCAATTTCCTGCTGCAGCTTCTCCCTTTCTTGCTGGTACTCGTAGTCTGAGGGATACAGAAGGGGAAGAGGCCATTAACCCAAGCCATAGAAATCCACCCACTTCTTAATCAGGAGGAAAACCACCGACTACAACCAGAAACGTCCCTTACCGTTCTCTACAGAAAAAGTGTTTAATTATAACACAGGGGTAGAGAACTTGtccgccaaaacatctggaaggccacaactgTCATAAATGCCTCACTGTTGGCTGTGTGGGCAAGAgttgtggccctccggatgttgttggcctacaagttgcccaacgCGTTATAACGAACTAAAAAATCCTTCTCCTTAGAAGAGAAATGGGTGCTGCCTACACTCTTCCTTGTTTAATTATTCCATGGTGGGATTATAACAGGCTGGAGCTCAGAGAGCTTGAGAcactggaaacaaacaaaaatgcacaccTGTGTCAAGGTACTTTGACCTTATGCTATGGCCCTAGCTACTAGCTGGGCATCCTCACACTGCTGTTTTCCATGCTGTGATCGTGACATGAGGCACTAAGTATGTTTAACACAATAAATGAAAGGGAGAATCCGCTAAAACTTAGCACAGTGGCCTGAGCAGTTCTATAGCAGGCATGGGGAAACCATGATCTAACAACATCTAAcccatgctggttagggctgataggagttggagtccaacaggtCCCCACTCCCCCGATTTAGAGTTTCCAATTTTATACCAGGTATGTCTGGACAGACTACATAGTTACCTCCCACTTACTCTACCAGAGACTAGGAGGGCAAGGAAGCCCAACAGAGCTTTGACAATTCCACCATTTTTTCTGGAAAACCCCCTTGATGCCTTCCTCCGACTTCCACCAAGACTCAAGTAGTAGAAGACTATGAACATAGTCTTTTTCCTTCATCTCCCAGACCCCGAGTAATAGCAACATGCCAGCCAttacagattgcatgagaaagcTGTGCTGATCTGAGCAAAAGACTAGGGTAACCCTCCCTCAACCTGGAGCCCCCCTCCAACTCCTAGCCAGCCTAGAGAACATCAGGTGGGGCAAGGCTGTACTAGGGCCTGATCCATTGGATGCAATTCCTCCATAAGCAAATTATGACTAAAGAACCACTCTATAAGTGCCACAAAGCTGACATGAGAATGTCATGTCCATTTATAACTAAACTGAGACAACATtcctaaataaatgcatttactaGGGTGTAAGGCCCACTGAACACAACAGGGCTGatttctgagtaatcatgcataggatggtCCTGAGGATCCCACAGGGCGAAATTTACAAGGCCAGGAAAAAGGCTATTCTTTGGGAGGGAGCAGGAGTCATCTCCATGAAAGAGCAGAGGCAGGTCTCTTGCATAGGAAGTTTAAAAAGTTAAGAGCTTTCTTTCCCAGCTCCCACCCCGCCCAATTCCCATCCTTTGGCCACAAACTCTCCTTTTCTCAAAGATCCAGAAcaagagcaaaagagagagagggaaagagaaagagacagaaagagagacaagAAGTTGGACCGAAGACTTAAGCAGAGGGAGTTCAGCCTGTGTGCTGGAACAGCCGGAACAGCCGCTGGAATGCAAAGAATCCAGGTCACACTGATGGCTGTGGTGATTAATGGCTCTAGTTTAAGTGCCAAGAACAGCTTAGCGCTCTCTGGGGAATGGCAAAAACCTTCCAAAGGGAGGATCCGCCTCCTCTTCCATCTTAAAGGGACCTTCAGGTTTCTTCCCTTCCCAATCCATTTGCTtcaaaagcggggggggggggggagagaaaggagagactgCAGCATAAATAAAAGGCCAACCGGGTTACAACTACAAGAGCAGAAACCTtttgagagacagacagacagagacttACTTTGGGCAACAAGTTTTGCCATAGTCCCTTGGTTTCCTTCTTGGTTTTCCTGTGCCCGGTTAGCTAGCTGCTTGTTGGCAGACTCCAATCGCTCTGTGACAAATCAAAAGAAAAATCAGGACTAGAATGCAATTCATACAAAAGCTTGTGAATTACTAGAAGGACATAGTAATTCTGTCCCCTGCCAGAGACAATACTCTGCTAACACTATAGACTGTAATTTCAGGGACACATGGCTGGCTGCTCACACTGATGAATGGAACAGTAACAGCTTTACTTCTTATACATTTTAGGCAGAATCCGCAAGTTTtcctctgggctgtcatttgtgTGTTTGTGCCCATGAGAGACAGAGGAGAAGTattttattaccttttccccctaTAATGCCAAGGTCTCCAAGCTTATGTATGTAATAAAAATAGATGGTTTTCAGGATTCTATCAAACTAAACGGTTCATTTCAAACCACTttccaaaccatagtttgaaaaATCTTGAATAGAGTTGTAAAAGTTCCCCCCAacgaccccaccccccaaaactgaGAAAACATCAGAAAAACTTAGGTGAAAGGGActgttttccccctcccaaatgttcaaaaaatgggggaaaatgggTTCTCtaatcccccctccattttcctggtatTTCCCCCCATCTAATCATGAACTAGGCAGGTACTTGTAcactccctgctccccctgcatGCAGCTCCTTTCTTTATTTTCCATTTACTGCTAACCAATTTGCCATGACATCTgaaatggcaaactatggttagcaGCTGCCCAACAAAGCAGCATGAGAAAtgtaacgagagagagagagagagagagagagagagagagagagagagaagccaggtaCAAGACAGGCACAGTAAGGGCACATGTCTGTGGCTCATTCACAATAATATTAATTGAGCCAGAGGCTGTGGTTGAGAGCAGATATGCAATCAGACTTCACCCTAGGCAGGCCCATATTAATGGCACTGGGATGATTTAAAGGTACGTGGAATTGGAAGCCTGAAACCAAGATGCAACTTCCTTATAATACCGTATCTTCTACATAACTACTGAATGTATTGCCCAAGGCTTTCCACCCCATCTTACCTTTCAGATCTCGGTTGAAGTCCTGCAACCGCCGCATCTCCCCATCCTTCTTGTTCCTCATGGCCTTCTCCAATGTCTCTCGCTTAGAAGATGCTTTCATTAGGTTTTCATAATCCTCCGAAATTCGCTGGATCTCAGTTTCCAACTAAGGGAGAGAACCAAGAGACTCCAGTTTAAATATATCTGCATGAGAAGATCCATGAATGACCTTCACAGATATCTGCTCAAGATACATACTTCACAAAACAGAATGCAGATACCAAAGAATAGCAATCATCTCTTAATATCTAGATCTCAGGTTGTGAACATGGATTTGAGTGCTAACATCTGCTTTGGCTCACGAAACAAGTAGGCATGAGTGAGAAAAGCAGAAAAATCTTGCAAGCCATGAGTGAAATATAAATTGCAGGAGGCAGGAAGATGCTCTTTGGCATGTACCTGTCCCATACTGCAGTTTTGAGCATGTCTGCACTGCCAATTGAACTGGTCATCACTCAGTCATCATTTCTCATAATGTTACGTATCCAGGCCAGAGTGAGGGATCTGTGTGAATTTATAATACTGTAATGGTCCAAGAGGACTGCTatgtttaagagagagagagaatgaatttggGGATTAAAGTCAGAAAGAATGGATGGATAGTCTCACAAAATGCCAGGTTGACTGGACAAGTCATGGCATTTAAATTTATTTCAAAGTAGTTTAAATATTGCAGGGTAGATGTATATtctgagagagcgagagagagcacacACAATTATAACACACACCAGCCAAAAAGCCCTTATCAGCTTTATTAGACTCTACTTCAAGACAATTTAAACAGGCCACTGTACAATTCTGATCTCCTAACTGCTGGTTTAGAATGCCCACTCCCCATTTCCTGCTCCTATGCAAGCCCTAGCTGAAGTCAAAGAGGGCTCAGCACGTGTttgaaaacacacagcaaaatccACCGCTGCAACTGCTAGAGTGACGTTGTAGctccttccctctcttttctGCAGTTGCACAACTGCTCACCAATCCCTAACCACAGGTAGATGCTCTGAAGACATTATGCCCATAAAGTTGTGAAATTGAGATTTTTAAGAACCACAGCCTTTTAAACAATTAAATGAAACAATTGCCCTCTCTTATTCGGAAATGTGACAGTACCCTGCATGCATGCATGGAGTCAGCTTCTTTCCTAACTCTGCTCTCCCACTCCCACACAACCCTGGCTTGGCAGGGTCCTGACATCCAATTACTCATTCCATTTTTACCACTTTCCTTTGCAAGCTTGGCACATTCTCCCTGCATCCCCACCTCTGCAGTTCTGGCACGTGCCCCTTGCGGTCCCCAAATAACTCAATGGCTCAGAGGGGAGGAGCCCCGCCCGTGGCTGAAGCTGGGCTGCAACAGGCCTCTCCTTGTGTGCCTCCGCACAAAAGGCTTTCTGTGCAGACCCCTAGAGGCAGGGCCCGAGAGCGGGAGGGCGCAACTGTTCAGAGAGGTGGTGAATGGACTCTTTTCTATCCACTCAACAACTGCTTCAGCTTAAGACCTGCTGTGGGCCGTGTGCTTGCGCTCCACAGCTGTTAAactaggggaggggggggagtgagaAATGATTACAAATAATTAAAGGAGATGCATGATCACGACAGCTGTTTCTGGGAGACAAAAGGCAAGGGTGAGAGAATTTCAGGAAAGGACGCTGAAgacaaggctgaggcctctttTGCTGAGCCCTCATCTCTCACAGAGAGCATCATGACTGTTGCCAGTCACAATGACTGTTTCATAATGACTTCGAAACACACTTTCTTTACAGCAGGACGCTGGACCATTAGTGTGCGCTTCACTAGAGGCTGCAAACACTGGAGGACCCTACAGTCTTTGGTAGGGGGCAACTTTTGGCTTAGCCATAAGCTGCCCAATCTCTGTTTTCTGCCCTCCGCTGTTGGAATAAACTATTCTAACTTTCTAACTCTCAACACTTGGGCTTCTTCGCTACCTGCTCTGCaacacatcataagaacataagaagagccatgcgggatcagaccaagggtctatctagtccagcatcttgttcacacagtggccaaccacggacccacaagcaggacacggtgcaacagcactctcttgctcatgttccccagcaactagtgtatacaggcttactgcctccaatattgGAGATTACACTTAGCCATTAGGagtagtagccgttgatagccttctcctccatgcttTGACACAACAGTCAAGTTTCAACACTGACTTTACTCTCCTTGCTAAAAAATTTTTGAACTGGTGACCATCAGGGAAGTATGAACAGGGAGGTGGCGGTGAGGTTCACAATCACTCCTCAAACTGAGGGTGGTTTTAGGACATGAagagccacagctcagtggtagagaacatgcttGGCATGtagaagccacccccacccccctcaatcccaggcatttccagttaaaaggtcCAGGTAGCAGGTACTGGaaaaagatctctgcctgagagcCCAAAGGGTGAttgccagtcagaatagacaaaACTGAGCTACATGGGGAAAAATTGACTGACCTGGCATAATACAGCTTCCTAGGGTAGAATCTCCAATTTCTGACCCCAAAAAAGCttccaaacctggtgtcctccagatctgttgaactacagctccctaatccccagccagtatagccaatgactatgctgtctgggaattatgggagttggcaGTTCAACACATCAGGAGGACACCATGTTGAAGAAGGCTGATTGAGTGAGAGAAGCCACAGCCGGCAAACATTTCCCCTCATCGATATTTCAAGGCCCAAGAACATCCTTCAAGGCTAAACTTCAGGAGCACCACTTTAGAAGGATGGCTAAGGCAGCAATCTAGAACCTGCTGTCTTGTCCCTTCACAGTGCTCCAGTTAGTGTTGCTCAGACATAGTCATGACCACTTTGATGAGATCATTTTAGCAAAACAGCGGGAATGGCTGCGAATGACCAGGAACCAGACTGGCTTCCCCCAATGACATCCTATAATGAATCCCTTGTCAATTCCTTCTTTCGCTCTCTGCCATTGTTCTCAAATCATCACACTGGGAGATATGGGTTACCTCTTATAGGCATGTTGGAAAAGAGAAAGGCAAGGAAAGGGTCAAATATGACAATTCAATATTGCATACTTTAGGAGTGCCCTCCAAATTCTTCCTTTcaacaaaatatacaaaaaagaagacaacaaaTTTTGGCTGAAATGCTTTCCTACAAGTTAAGACAGCATAAAGCCAGACCCTCTGTAATCTTGCTGCCAGCTGTGTCAAGTCAGAGGAGAGGTGTCCAGCAAGCGGCCTTAAGGTATCCAGTTCATACATTACATACGGATATAAATTTCTAGCATCTTGAGTGCTTGATGGgcattggatgttttattatggttttaatttttgtgaaccacccagagagcttcggctattgggcagaataaaaatgtaataaataaataaattgcccagAGTTGCCTCAACCTACATGTGTATCGGCATCTTGTTGCCCAAGTTTTGGTTAGGGTGGACAACTAACCA
Protein-coding regions in this window:
- the AMOTL2 gene encoding angiomotin-like protein 2 codes for the protein MRTAEDSSGTVLHRLIQEQLRYGNLTENRTLLAIQQQALRGGGSGGSPQSSLESLTQEETQMVQQSTRQEPQGQEHHGDHLYLENNMYRLYQPQHKGEELPTYEEAKAHSQYYASQRGQQAVVALPGAQAEGGLRRAYASEASSTHQDESLKELKRGHVRSLSERLLQMSLERNGAKAQNHMSSSQSYPQLPRHHQLSVSRGKPSEAPEARGPPPDYPYIIPSQEASSSYLPDPRHHYREGPGFQHPEIRVMQAQMSQAFLPPQAALCHSPLTSLTSAGVEALMSAQAASASNHLSQMEAVLMENEKVLRENEKLQRENEKLRRELESYGEKANRIQKLETEIQRISEDYENLMKASSKRETLEKAMRNKKDGEMRRLQDFNRDLKERLESANKQLANRAQENQEGNQGTMAKLVAQNYEYQQEREKLQQEIARLHGANEDQRRRAELLEQALSSAQARAAKMEDELRKKRAYVEKVERLQQALGQLQAACEKREQLELRLRTRLEQELKMLRAQQRQMGTPSGSSPKLNAHVLSEQLREREEKILALEADMTKWEQKYLEECTMRQFAMDAAATAAAQRDTTIINHSPRHSPNSSFDEDLLLANHKHQEMENRLKTLHAQILEKDAVIKVLQQRSRKDPSKAHQGSLRPAKSVPSIFAASGTQNWPGTSSSESGSRGSPAPKALAEAAVPSACVPFHAKHGSKDGSTQTEGLPESSPCEEPEPCLESSSSAANSLEMLPAAKALDLSDMVEILI